One Candidatus Nitronauta litoralis genomic window, TATTAAAAACAGAGCCCGTCAGCGCTGGGATGTGGTTGACTGTTGTCGCATTGGCCGGAACGATCCTGATTTTGATGGAAGCTCATAAAAAATGGTGGAACTACCGCCAGAAAATCAAACAGTCCAGTTAGTGCAGGTTATTTGCGCTCCTGGGATATGATGAGAATCCGCTTGTATTTGGAATCGATTAGTCAGTTGCGGATGAATACCCGGGGGGCGTAAAATCAGGATGAGAGATCAGCTTTATTTTCCGGCATGAATCACTTGACCGGGTTGGAGCGTTATCCATGGAAACAGCCCATATATTGGAACGGGAAGGTTTAAACTCCCTTTTATCTGCGCTGGCTCAGGCAGGGTATCAGGTCGTGGGGCCTACCCTGGGTGAAGGGGCGATAGTTTACGGCCCGATTAAAACCCTCAACGATTTTCCAGTCGGCTGGACAGAAGAACAAGAGGGCGGAACCTACCGTTTAAAAAAACGAGAGGACGACGCACTATTTGGCTACACAGTGGGTCCCCAATCCTGGAAGCATTACCTGTTTCCTCCCAGACGCCGGCTTTGGACTGGAACCGCTAACGGTACGGACTTTCAGATCCATCAGGAAAAGGTCGAACCCCCCTCGTATGCTTTCTTTGGAGTCCGTTCCTGTGAGCTTCAGGCTATCCAGGTACAGGATCGGGTTTTTATTCAGGATGAATTCGTCAACACCGATTATGAACTCCGGCGCGACAATACCTTTATTGTTGTCGTTCAATGCGGACAGGCTGCAGCAACCTGTTTTTGTGATTCCATGAATTCAGGGCCGCGAGCGGAGAAAGGATTCGATCTGGCGTTAACGGAAGTGCTTGAAAACGACCAGCACTATTTTGTACTGGAAACAGGAAGCTCAAAAGGAGAGAAAGTCCTTGAGCAAATACCCACTCGTCTGGCTGATCCGTCCCAGGTTTCATTAGCAGAGCAACAAACCGAACGAGCAAAAGAACAAATGGGACGTTCGCTCGACACCAGGGATATCAAACAGCTGTTGTATGAAAACCTTGAGCACCCGCGTTGGGATCAGGTAGCGGACCGATGTCTCACTTGTGCAAACTGTACGATGGTGTGTCCCACGTGTTTTTGTTCCACTGTGGAAGACATTACCGATGTCACAGGAGAGCACACGGAACGTTGGCAACGATGGGACTCCTGTTTCACAATGGACTTTTCGAATCTTCATGGAGGGAGTGTTCGCACTTCAACCAAATCACGTTATCGCCAGTGGATGACTCATAAACTGGCAAGCTGGATTGATCAATTTGATTCATCCGGTTGTGTTGGATGCGGACGCTGTATCACCTGGTGTCCGGTAGGCATCGATCTCACTGAAGAAGTCCGCGCCATTCGCGAGACCGAAACACTGC contains:
- a CDS encoding sulfite reductase subunit A, which encodes METAHILEREGLNSLLSALAQAGYQVVGPTLGEGAIVYGPIKTLNDFPVGWTEEQEGGTYRLKKREDDALFGYTVGPQSWKHYLFPPRRRLWTGTANGTDFQIHQEKVEPPSYAFFGVRSCELQAIQVQDRVFIQDEFVNTDYELRRDNTFIVVVQCGQAAATCFCDSMNSGPRAEKGFDLALTEVLENDQHYFVLETGSSKGEKVLEQIPTRLADPSQVSLAEQQTERAKEQMGRSLDTRDIKQLLYENLEHPRWDQVADRCLTCANCTMVCPTCFCSTVEDITDVTGEHTERWQRWDSCFTMDFSNLHGGSVRTSTKSRYRQWMTHKLASWIDQFDSSGCVGCGRCITWCPVGIDLTEEVRAIRETETLPSGSSSESR